A region of the Nitrospirota bacterium genome:
GTTTGCGACAACTCTGGTCATCGATCCGCGCTTGACCGCTGTCTCAAATACAGCAGTTGCATCAGAGTCCATCGAGTCAGGCAAAAAAGTCCTCCGGTTTGCCGACAGTATCAAGATGTCGACTTACCTTGTCGCCTTCATCGTTGGAAAGATCGAAACCACCCAACCAATATTCGTCGGGAAGGCGCCCCTACGGCTCTGGACCGTTCCTGGCAAGCAACCGCTCACGTCGTTCGGCCACGAGATTGCAGTGGCCTCGCTAAAGTTTTTTGAAGAGTACTACGGTATTCCCTATCCCGGCGACAAGCTGGATCTGCTTGCCATTCCTGACTTTGCGTCCGGCGCCATGGAAAATCTCGGGGCGATTACCTTCCGAGAAACCGCCTTGCTGGTCGATCGACAGAGTGCCACGCATGGAGAATTGGAGCGGGTGGCCGATGTGGTCGCGCATGAAAACGCGCACATGTGGTTCGGGGACTTGGTGACCATGTCCTGGTGGAATGGGCTCTGGCTGAATGAGGCCTTCGCGACCTTCATGGAAATGCTGGCGGTCGATGCCTGGAAACCGGAATGGAAACGTTGGGAAGCCTTTGGCAGCTCCCGCGCTGCGGCCTTCGCTGTCGACGGGCTACACAGCACCAGACCGATCGAATATCAGGTGCAGGCTCCCAAGGACGCCGAAGCGATGTTCGACGTCCTGACCTATGAAAAGGGCGCGTCAGTGCTTCGGATGTTGGAGCAGCACATTGGCCCGATCGTCTTCCGCGACGGTGTCCGCGACTACTTGCGCGCACATGCCTATGGGAACGCGGACACGAACGATCTCTGGGTATCGTTGGGGAAGATCGCCAAGCATCCGGTCCCTGAACTCATGGACAGCTGGATTTTCCAACCAGGCTTTCCGTTGATCACGGCTGAACTGCGGAAAGGTGTCGAATTCGTGTTAACTCAACAGCGCTTCACCTACCTGAACCCCTCACCCCTTACGCCTCACCCTTCACCACCTGTGACATGGCACATCCCGCTCCAGATGAAAGTCACAGGCGGCGGTAAGACCAGCAGCTCTCGCATGTTGCTGACGGAGAAGGAGACGACAGTTCCCCTCCCTCACGATTGGGAGTCGGTCCTATTGAACGAGGGGGGGCATGGATTCTATCGAGTGCGTTATGGGCAAGATCTCATGGATCGGCTTCTGAAGAGCGGCCTCGATCGACTCGCTGTCACCGAACGGTTCAACCTCATTAACGACGCCTGGGCCACCACTATCGCTGGCCTCATGCCCCTCACGGGCTATCTTGACCTGACAGCCCGCTTCACGACAGAGGAGGACAAGAATGTCTGGGCTGTGATCCTGGACTCCTTCTCCTTCCTCAATCGGATTGTCACCGTAGAAGATCGGCCGATGCTTGAAGCCTTTGTACGAAGTCGGCTGAGCCCCGCCGTGACCTCGTTGGGTTGGGCACCACGAAGCGGCGAGAGTGAAGGAACGAAACAATTACGAGGTGAACTGATCGGCGCCCAGGGAAGGCTCGGCAATGACCCAGTTACCCAGGAGCGCGCAGCCGAACTCTATGGGGCCTATCGCCTCAACGCGACAGCGGTTGATCCGAATGTCGTCCCTTCGATCGTTGCCATTCTCGCTCATACGGGCGATGCAACCAGGTACGACGAATTTCACGACAGATTCCGCACCGCCGTGACACCACAAGAAGAACGGCGCTATCTCTTCTCGCTCGCGGCATTTCAACCCAAGGCCTTGGTCGAACGCACACTTGCCCGCACCATCAGCGGAGAGATCCGAACGCAAGATGCGCCCTTTCTTGTCAGCGCGGTCCTGGGCAATGTTTACGGGAGAGAGTTGGCTTGGGATTTTGTGAAAACGAACTGGGAAAAGATGGACCGGTTGTTTCCCAAACAAGGGATGCGTCGACTCTGTAGCGGGATCAGTAACCTGGCCACGCCGGAACTGGAACAAGATGTGCGCACATTCTTCGAATCTCGCAAGATCGACCTGGGAGGGAAGACACTCGATCAAAACCTCGAACAATTGCGGATTATCGTCGCGGTCAGAGAGCGAGACAGCCGCACCTTGCGCTCGTACCTCGCCCAATATCGCTAACTGGCTGCCCGGGCGGCTTGAGGCGATTCAGCACTCTGTAGTAGGCTGAGGGCATACAGCCTACTATGACTCGGAGGGGCTGATGAAGCGGATTTGCCGCCTGTTGATAGTTGGTTTGGTCGTTGTCACTACCGGCTGCCTGATTGGGTGTTCCGGAAACGATAGCCAACAAGACTCTGAGCTTCCTACCTCTACCAGTGTGACACTCCAAACCGTCACAACAGGTCTAAATTTTCCGGTGTTCATGACCACAGCTCCGAACGACAACTTCCGTCTTTTCATTGTCGAAAAAGGAGGTCTGATCAGAATTCATAACAGGAACAGTCCCTCCCTGAGTCCTACTACTTTTCTAAACCTTAGCGGACTCGTTTCAACAGTAGGAGAGCGGGGCCTTCTGGGGATGGCCTTTGATCCCGGGTACATCACGAATGGTCAGTTCTATGTCTTCTACACGAATCAGAACGGCGATCTTGTGATCGCTCGTTATATAAGAGCGACGTCGGACGTTGCCAATCCAGCTTCCGCAGTAATTCTGCCACCCACCATTCAACGTAATCCAAACTTGTCAAACCATAACGGAGGCATGCTGGCGTTTGGTCCAGATGGCTGCCTCTATGCCGGCGTCGGCGATGGAGGAGGAAGTGGAGACCCGAACGACAACGGGCAGAATCTGAACAGCAGGCTCGGAAAACTCTTGCGTATCAATCCCGCAACCGGGGGACCCTGTCTCACGGGTTTCCCTCCCAACCCGTTCGTAAGCGGAGGCGCCCCCGAAGTCTGGAGCTTCGGGCTGCGCAACCCCTGGCGGTTTTCCTTCGATCGGGTAACAAATGATCTGTATATCGGGGATGTTGGACAAGGGGCAAGGGAAGAACTAAATGTCTCACTCGCCCCGAACGCGGGGCGAGCGCTCAACTACGGCTGGCGGTTCATGGAAGGGTTTTTCTGTTTCAATCCCTCCAGCAATTGCAACCCTGGCACCCCTCCTTTGACTTTGCCAGTACTCGACTATCCTCACGACGACGGAGCCTGTGCGGTGACGGGCGGGTATGTCTACAGAGGATCAGCAATGCCGGCGCTGCAAGGCACCTATTTCTAT
Encoded here:
- a CDS encoding M1 family metallopeptidase, with protein sequence MSESLSRRQVFRTLAQACFLLALPVAQTLLAALAPAGAATSTIRPEGEEMNLDDSPGSMDPYRLPRHILPHRYDLRLEPDLDRATFAGRETVVLTITQTTGFIVLNAVDLVISSAILEGSSSTRQNATIELHDSTQRCQLTFSQPIAPGEWKLHLTFQGKLNDQLRGFYRSTYKDHAGVTHWMAATQFEATDARRAFPCWDEPDFKAVFATTLVIDPRLTAVSNTAVASESIESGKKVLRFADSIKMSTYLVAFIVGKIETTQPIFVGKAPLRLWTVPGKQPLTSFGHEIAVASLKFFEEYYGIPYPGDKLDLLAIPDFASGAMENLGAITFRETALLVDRQSATHGELERVADVVAHENAHMWFGDLVTMSWWNGLWLNEAFATFMEMLAVDAWKPEWKRWEAFGSSRAAAFAVDGLHSTRPIEYQVQAPKDAEAMFDVLTYEKGASVLRMLEQHIGPIVFRDGVRDYLRAHAYGNADTNDLWVSLGKIAKHPVPELMDSWIFQPGFPLITAELRKGVEFVLTQQRFTYLNPSPLTPHPSPPVTWHIPLQMKVTGGGKTSSSRMLLTEKETTVPLPHDWESVLLNEGGHGFYRVRYGQDLMDRLLKSGLDRLAVTERFNLINDAWATTIAGLMPLTGYLDLTARFTTEEDKNVWAVILDSFSFLNRIVTVEDRPMLEAFVRSRLSPAVTSLGWAPRSGESEGTKQLRGELIGAQGRLGNDPVTQERAAELYGAYRLNATAVDPNVVPSIVAILAHTGDATRYDEFHDRFRTAVTPQEERRYLFSLAAFQPKALVERTLARTISGEIRTQDAPFLVSAVLGNVYGRELAWDFVKTNWEKMDRLFPKQGMRRLCSGISNLATPELEQDVRTFFESRKIDLGGKTLDQNLEQLRIIVAVRERDSRTLRSYLAQYR
- a CDS encoding PQQ-dependent sugar dehydrogenase, which gives rise to MTTAPNDNFRLFIVEKGGLIRIHNRNSPSLSPTTFLNLSGLVSTVGERGLLGMAFDPGYITNGQFYVFYTNQNGDLVIARYIRATSDVANPASAVILPPTIQRNPNLSNHNGGMLAFGPDGCLYAGVGDGGGSGDPNDNGQNLNSRLGKLLRINPATGGPCLTGFPPNPFVSGGAPEVWSFGLRNPWRFSFDRVTNDLYIGDVGQGAREELNVSLAPNAGRALNYGWRFMEGFFCFNPSSNCNPGTPPLTLPVLDYPHDDGACAVTGGYVYRGSAMPALQGTYFYGDFCAGFVRSFRYQNGQPTEQTEWPLLSPPGGSVASFGEDAAGELYLMTQGGGLFKFVPN